The following are encoded together in the Gemmatimonadaceae bacterium genome:
- the ribD gene encoding bifunctional diaminohydroxyphosphoribosylaminopyrimidine deaminase/5-amino-6-(5-phosphoribosylamino)uracil reductase RibD translates to MTDRDGSAFMRRALELARTGWGQTAPNPMVGAVVVRDGAVVGEGCHARYGEAHAEVAALAAAGGRAQGATMYVTLEPCTHHGKTPPCVEAIITAGVTRVVIATRDPHPQAAGGADRLRAAGIGVDIGHGATEARELNAAYFHRLAHGERPFVTLKLAVSIDTAIAAADRSTTTFLTGPESRREVHRLRAGHDAIAVGVGTVLADDPQLTVRHWDPPRVPLTRVVFDSTLRTPLESALVRTARETPVVLVARAPDPARARALEGAGVVVVEAPGFTEALLALAERGIGSLLVEGGARLAGTFLANAAADRLIIFRAPVVLGEGALNAFAFAPPADVARLERLRVLERRVLGADVMTTYALGAP, encoded by the coding sequence ATGACCGATCGTGACGGCTCGGCGTTCATGCGCCGGGCACTGGAACTCGCCCGCACTGGCTGGGGGCAGACGGCGCCGAACCCGATGGTCGGCGCCGTCGTCGTCCGCGACGGGGCGGTCGTGGGAGAAGGCTGTCACGCACGGTACGGCGAAGCGCACGCCGAGGTGGCGGCGCTGGCGGCAGCCGGGGGGCGCGCGCAGGGTGCCACCATGTACGTCACCCTCGAACCGTGCACGCATCACGGCAAGACACCTCCGTGCGTCGAGGCAATCATCACCGCGGGTGTGACCCGCGTGGTGATCGCCACCCGCGATCCCCATCCGCAGGCGGCAGGCGGCGCCGACCGCCTGCGCGCTGCGGGCATCGGCGTCGACATCGGCCACGGCGCCACCGAGGCCCGTGAGCTGAACGCCGCGTACTTCCATCGATTGGCGCACGGCGAGCGCCCGTTCGTCACGCTCAAACTCGCCGTGTCGATCGATACCGCGATCGCCGCCGCCGACCGGAGCACGACCACGTTCCTCACCGGGCCGGAATCGCGGCGCGAGGTACACCGCCTGCGGGCCGGCCACGACGCGATCGCCGTCGGCGTGGGCACGGTGCTGGCCGACGATCCGCAGCTCACGGTGCGTCACTGGGACCCGCCGCGCGTGCCGCTCACGCGCGTGGTCTTCGATTCGACGCTCCGCACGCCCCTCGAGTCCGCGCTGGTGCGCACGGCGCGCGAGACGCCCGTGGTGCTCGTGGCGCGTGCCCCCGATCCGGCCCGGGCGCGTGCGCTCGAAGGCGCCGGAGTCGTCGTTGTGGAAGCCCCGGGGTTCACCGAAGCGCTGCTCGCCCTCGCCGAACGGGGCATCGGGTCGCTCCTTGTGGAGGGTGGGGCCCGGTTGGCCGGCACCTTCCTCGCGAACGCCGCCGCCGACCGGTTGATTATCTTTCGGGCGCCGGTGGTGTTGGGGGAGGGCGCGCTCAATGCCTTTGCCTTCGCGCCGCCGGCCGACGTCGCGCGCTTGGAGCGGTTGCGCGTGCTGGAACGCCGTGTGCTGGGTGCGGACGTCATGACGACCTATGCGCTGGGAGCGCCTTAG
- the purM gene encoding phosphoribosylformylglycinamidine cyclo-ligase, with the protein MSERPLDYRSAGVDIAAADDAKHRIQRLVESTFTAGAAGKFGGFGGLFRMPADARRPLLVSSADGVGTKIKVAIEADRHDTVGHDLVNHCVNDILVQGAVPLFFLDYVAFGRLVPSVVERVVAGVAAGCRENGCALMGGETAEMPGLYTPPDYDLAGFIVGYVDEDAVLGAERVREGDVLLGFPSSGLHTNGYSLARRIVSERMGLGVADPFPGEAGSVADVLLRVHRSYLPALRSLLGRIRAMAHITGGGLPGNLNRALPDTLDAEVDARTWTVPNVFAQLQRAGGVTADEMFRAFNMGVGMVAIAARGEAETVLTDAAAAGLAGWQLGRVVRGSGRVHIQHAEAV; encoded by the coding sequence GTGAGCGAGCGGCCGCTGGACTACCGCTCGGCGGGCGTCGACATCGCGGCGGCGGACGACGCCAAACACCGCATCCAGCGTCTGGTCGAATCCACGTTCACGGCCGGCGCGGCGGGCAAGTTCGGCGGGTTCGGTGGCCTGTTCCGCATGCCCGCCGACGCCCGGCGCCCCCTGCTCGTGTCCAGCGCCGACGGCGTGGGCACCAAGATCAAGGTGGCCATCGAAGCGGACCGCCACGACACGGTGGGCCACGATCTCGTGAACCACTGCGTGAACGACATCCTCGTACAGGGCGCGGTCCCGCTGTTCTTCCTCGATTACGTGGCGTTCGGAAGGCTGGTACCGAGCGTCGTTGAACGCGTGGTGGCCGGCGTGGCCGCCGGCTGCCGCGAGAACGGGTGTGCCCTCATGGGCGGTGAGACGGCCGAGATGCCGGGCCTCTACACTCCGCCGGACTACGACCTCGCGGGGTTCATCGTCGGCTACGTGGACGAGGACGCCGTGCTCGGCGCCGAACGCGTACGTGAGGGCGACGTGCTCCTCGGCTTCCCGAGCAGCGGGCTGCACACCAACGGCTACTCGCTGGCCCGCCGCATCGTATCGGAACGCATGGGCCTCGGGGTGGCCGATCCGTTTCCGGGGGAGGCTGGGTCGGTGGCTGATGTGCTGCTGCGCGTGCACCGTTCGTACCTTCCGGCCCTGCGCTCGCTGCTCGGCCGCATTCGTGCGATGGCGCACATCACGGGAGGTGGACTTCCCGGCAATTTGAATCGCGCGCTCCCTGACACCCTCGATGCCGAGGTCGATGCCCGCACGTGGACCGTGCCGAATGTCTTCGCGCAGCTGCAGCGGGCGGGGGGGGTGACCGCCGACGAAATGTTCCGCGCGTTCAACATGGGCGTCGGTATGGTAGCGATCGCGGCCCGGGGCGAAGCGGAAACGGTGCTGACGGATGCGGCGGCGGCCGGGCTGGCGGGATGGCAGCTCGGTCGCGTTGTCCGCGGTTCCGGTCGCGTGCACATCCAACACGCGGAGGCGGTATGA
- a CDS encoding PfkB family carbohydrate kinase: MTRAVLVVGSVALDSVETPFGKADNVIGGSANFFAAAASHLAPVQVVGVVGNDYPLDQLAPLIKRGVDFAGVEQADGASFRWRGRYRHDLNVAETLETHLGVFSNFHPKIPEQFRDAPFVFLGNIDPRLQLDVLEQVREPKLVACDTMNFWIESRRPELLTLLGRVDAITLNDGEARQLTEQFNLVRAARWIMDRGPRLVIIKKGEHGAFMFTPSSVFFAPAYPLEEVFDPTGAGDSFAGGFMGYLAHTGDLDEVSLRRAVVYGSAMGSFAVEKFSVERLLEITNVDLERRVREFHRLVTFESELAP, translated from the coding sequence GTGACGCGCGCCGTGCTGGTCGTGGGTTCGGTCGCGCTCGACTCCGTCGAGACCCCGTTCGGCAAGGCCGACAACGTGATCGGCGGCTCGGCCAACTTCTTCGCTGCGGCAGCGAGCCACCTCGCCCCCGTGCAGGTGGTCGGGGTGGTGGGCAACGATTATCCGCTGGATCAGCTGGCGCCGCTGATCAAGCGCGGTGTCGACTTTGCAGGGGTGGAGCAGGCCGACGGAGCGTCGTTCCGCTGGCGCGGCCGGTACCGTCACGACCTCAACGTGGCGGAGACACTCGAGACGCACCTGGGCGTGTTCTCCAACTTCCATCCGAAGATCCCCGAGCAGTTCCGCGACGCCCCGTTCGTCTTTCTCGGGAACATCGATCCGCGGCTCCAGTTGGACGTGCTCGAACAGGTGCGCGAACCCAAGCTGGTGGCCTGCGATACGATGAACTTCTGGATCGAGAGCCGCCGGCCCGAGCTGTTGACCCTCCTCGGACGGGTGGACGCCATCACGCTCAACGATGGCGAGGCGCGGCAGCTCACCGAACAGTTCAACCTCGTCCGGGCGGCCCGTTGGATCATGGATCGCGGACCCCGGCTCGTGATCATCAAGAAGGGCGAGCACGGCGCGTTCATGTTCACGCCGTCGTCGGTGTTCTTCGCCCCGGCGTATCCGCTGGAAGAGGTGTTCGACCCCACGGGCGCCGGCGACTCGTTCGCCGGCGGCTTCATGGGCTATCTGGCGCACACCGGCGACCTCGACGAGGTCAGCCTGCGCCGTGCCGTGGTGTATGGCAGCGCCATGGGGTCGTTCGCCGTGGAGAAGTTCTCGGTCGAGCGCCTATTAGAAATTACGAATGTCGACCTGGAACGGCGCGTGCGCGAATTCCATCGTCTCGTGACCTTCGAGTCGGAGCTCGCCCCGTGA
- the argS gene encoding arginine--tRNA ligase encodes MTSGEDRLRAELTRTARALGAPDDMIPVLERPRDPSFGDWATNLAMVLAKGVGQKPRELAQQIIDGLNLARAGVSSAEIAGPGFINFRVAVDTLAHGLERLLALAGDYGRDDTGRGQPVNVEFVSANPTGPLHVGHGRQAALGDAISSLLEATGWKVTREFYYNDAGAQIANLAVSVQARIAEFRGRDVAIPEGGYHGEYIREIAQRYVELHPTDAEGADLDGVRQFSVQELRGEQDRDLQAFGVKFDVYFLESSLYADGKVDETIRRLVAAGHTYEKDGALWLKTTDFGDDKDRVMVRSPDKGGEPTYFVPDVAYHVTKWERGFHRAINVQGSDHHSTVTRVRIGLQALDLGIPEGYPEYVLHQMVTVMKGGAEVKISKRAGSYVTVRDLIDEVGRDAVRYFFLMRKGDSQLQFDVDLARAQSEENPVYYIQMAHARLSGIFRVGEIDPATVSSDGVDFAQLSRPEEQELIKALLDYPALLSGAAAALEPHRLATYLHDTAGKVHLWYHTAHVLNEPDPVMNARLVLARAAQIVLQNGLAVLGITAPERM; translated from the coding sequence ATGACGTCCGGTGAAGACCGGCTCCGCGCCGAACTCACGCGGACGGCGCGAGCCTTGGGTGCACCCGATGACATGATCCCGGTGCTCGAACGCCCGCGCGACCCGTCGTTTGGCGATTGGGCCACCAATCTCGCCATGGTGCTGGCCAAGGGCGTGGGACAGAAGCCGCGTGAACTCGCGCAGCAGATCATCGATGGGCTGAACCTGGCGCGTGCCGGCGTGAGTTCGGCGGAGATCGCGGGGCCCGGGTTCATCAATTTCCGTGTGGCCGTCGACACGTTGGCGCACGGCCTCGAACGGCTGCTCGCCCTGGCGGGGGACTATGGCCGCGACGACACCGGCCGCGGGCAGCCGGTGAACGTGGAGTTCGTGTCGGCTAATCCGACGGGGCCGTTGCACGTGGGGCACGGGCGCCAGGCGGCCTTGGGCGATGCGATCTCATCGCTGCTCGAAGCGACGGGCTGGAAGGTGACGCGGGAATTCTATTACAACGACGCCGGCGCCCAGATCGCCAATCTCGCGGTCAGCGTGCAGGCGCGAATCGCGGAGTTCCGTGGCCGCGACGTGGCGATCCCCGAGGGTGGCTACCACGGGGAGTACATCCGCGAGATCGCCCAGCGGTACGTGGAACTGCACCCGACCGACGCCGAGGGGGCCGACCTCGACGGCGTGCGCCAGTTCTCGGTCCAGGAGCTGCGCGGGGAGCAGGACCGCGATTTGCAGGCGTTCGGCGTGAAGTTCGATGTCTACTTTCTGGAATCGTCGCTCTACGCCGATGGCAAGGTGGACGAGACCATCCGCCGTCTCGTTGCCGCCGGCCACACGTACGAGAAGGACGGCGCGCTCTGGCTCAAGACCACGGATTTCGGCGATGACAAGGACCGTGTGATGGTGCGCAGCCCGGACAAGGGCGGCGAGCCGACCTATTTCGTTCCCGACGTGGCGTATCACGTGACCAAGTGGGAGCGCGGGTTCCATCGGGCCATCAACGTCCAGGGTTCCGACCACCACAGTACCGTGACCCGGGTGCGGATCGGACTCCAAGCGCTCGACTTGGGGATTCCCGAAGGGTATCCCGAGTACGTCCTTCACCAGATGGTCACCGTGATGAAGGGTGGGGCGGAAGTGAAGATCTCCAAGCGCGCGGGCAGCTACGTGACGGTGCGAGACCTGATCGACGAGGTGGGGCGCGATGCGGTTCGCTATTTCTTTCTCATGCGGAAGGGCGATTCGCAGCTCCAGTTCGACGTCGATCTGGCGCGCGCGCAGTCGGAAGAGAATCCGGTGTACTACATCCAGATGGCGCACGCGCGCCTGTCCGGCATCTTCCGCGTCGGCGAGATCGACCCCGCGACCGTGTCGAGCGATGGCGTGGACTTCGCGCAGCTGTCTCGCCCCGAGGAGCAGGAACTGATCAAGGCCTTGCTCGACTATCCGGCGCTGCTGTCGGGCGCAGCGGCGGCGCTCGAGCCGCACCGCCTGGCCACCTACCTGCACGACACGGCGGGCAAGGTGCACCTCTGGTATCACACGGCGCACGTGCTCAACGAACCGGACCCCGTCATGAACGCCCGGCTGGTCCTGGCCCGTGCCGCGCAGATCGTGCTGCAGAACGGACTCGCCGTACTCGGCATCACCGCGCCGGAGCGCATGTGA
- a CDS encoding methylmalonyl-CoA mutase family protein, whose amino-acid sequence MPSLPNSTPSGLPVPPVVRPPAVPLDYARDLGDPGQFPFTRGIQPDMYRGRLWTMRQYAGFGTAAETNARFRLLLDAGQTGLSVAFDLPTQMGIDSDSARALGEVGRVGVAIDTVDDMHTLLADLPLDRVSTSMTINATASMLLAMYIVVAEERGLARSELSGTIQNDILKEYIARGTYIFPPEPSLALIADVFRFCADEVPNWNPISISGYHMREAGATAVQELAFTFANAVEYVQRAVAAGLDVNAFAPRLSYFFAAHNDLFEEVAKFRAARRLYARLMRDRFGADDRSCRLRFHTQTGGVTLQAQQPLNNVVRVAVQALAAVLGGTQSLHTNGYDEALALPTEQAATLALRTQQIIGYESGVALTADPLAGSYHVERLTNELERAATELMAQVAERGGAARAIEARFFQEEIARSAYEYQVAVERGDTPVIGVNTFADAAPPLVIPAPDYRELERGQVARLTQTRARRDARATARAVEALGATAAPYAKGGAPASRPALMPRIIDAVRARATVGEISDALRAQWGEYRPA is encoded by the coding sequence ATGCCTTCCTTGCCGAACTCCACTCCCTCCGGTCTCCCGGTTCCCCCGGTCGTCCGTCCGCCGGCGGTCCCGCTCGACTATGCCCGCGACCTCGGTGATCCCGGCCAATTTCCGTTCACCCGCGGGATCCAACCGGACATGTACCGTGGCCGGCTCTGGACCATGCGGCAGTATGCGGGCTTCGGAACGGCGGCCGAGACCAACGCCCGCTTTCGGCTATTGCTCGACGCCGGGCAGACGGGGCTGTCGGTCGCGTTCGATCTGCCCACGCAGATGGGGATCGATTCTGATTCCGCGCGTGCGCTCGGCGAGGTCGGCCGCGTGGGTGTGGCGATCGACACGGTGGATGATATGCACACACTGCTCGCCGACCTGCCGCTCGATCGTGTGTCCACCTCGATGACCATCAATGCCACGGCATCCATGCTGCTGGCCATGTACATCGTGGTCGCCGAGGAGCGAGGGCTCGCGCGCAGCGAGCTCAGTGGCACCATTCAGAACGACATCCTCAAGGAGTACATCGCGCGCGGCACCTACATCTTCCCGCCCGAGCCGTCGCTGGCCCTGATCGCCGACGTGTTCCGGTTCTGTGCCGACGAGGTGCCGAACTGGAATCCGATCTCGATCTCCGGCTACCACATGCGCGAGGCGGGGGCCACGGCGGTGCAGGAGCTGGCGTTCACCTTTGCCAACGCGGTGGAATACGTGCAACGTGCCGTCGCGGCCGGCCTCGACGTGAACGCGTTCGCGCCCAGGCTCTCCTACTTCTTCGCGGCCCACAACGACCTGTTCGAGGAAGTGGCCAAGTTCCGCGCCGCGCGCCGGCTCTACGCGCGGCTCATGCGCGACCGGTTTGGCGCCGACGACCGGAGCTGCCGCCTGCGCTTCCACACGCAGACGGGCGGCGTCACGCTCCAGGCCCAACAGCCCCTCAACAACGTGGTGCGCGTGGCGGTGCAGGCCCTCGCCGCGGTGCTGGGCGGCACGCAGTCGCTGCACACCAATGGGTACGACGAAGCGCTCGCCCTTCCCACCGAGCAGGCGGCCACGCTCGCCCTCCGCACGCAGCAGATCATCGGCTACGAGTCCGGCGTGGCGCTGACGGCCGATCCGCTGGCTGGGAGCTACCACGTGGAGCGGCTGACCAACGAGCTGGAGAGGGCGGCCACCGAACTCATGGCGCAGGTGGCCGAGCGCGGCGGTGCGGCACGCGCCATCGAGGCGCGGTTCTTCCAGGAAGAGATCGCCCGCAGCGCGTACGAATATCAGGTGGCGGTGGAGCGCGGCGACACCCCGGTAATCGGCGTCAACACGTTTGCCGACGCCGCGCCGCCCCTCGTGATCCCGGCGCCCGACTACCGCGAACTCGAGCGCGGTCAGGTGGCGCGCCTGACGCAGACCAGAGCCCGGCGCGATGCGCGGGCCACCGCTCGCGCCGTGGAAGCCCTAGGCGCGACCGCGGCGCCGTACGCCAAGGGCGGCGCGCCGGCGAGCCGCCCGGCCCTCATGCCGCGGATCATCGACGCGGTGCGGGCCCGGGCCACCGTCGGCGAGATCTCCGATGCCCTGCGCGCTCAGTGGGGCGAGTACCGGCCGGCGTAG
- the fbp gene encoding class 1 fructose-bisphosphatase, translating into MTAPPVPSSPAVWCGGGGDVLRNLRTCPPRHSALKFLFSPSLTEDGFVVNHTSTSVVTIERFIIEQERLHPDASGDLSNILYDLALAAKMIANKVRSAGLVDILGSASTENVQGEIQQKLDLFANETIVKAMDHTGRLCAMASEEEAGIIPIPPEFRTGKYALLFDPLDGSSNIDVNVPVGTIFSVVPKITRGRDGVMEDMLQPGRRQVAAGYVIYGSSTMLVYTTGQGAHGFTLDPSIGEFLLSHPNIQIPQAGRYLSVNDSYSQLWDEDVRAIMRRYRGIEGDRKPLSIRYVGSLVADFHRNLLGGGIFAYPRNRESPAGKLRLLYEANPLAFIVEQAGGLASDGVQRILDVQPTELHQRTPLYIGSRADVELAERVLRGEMATA; encoded by the coding sequence GTGACGGCGCCGCCGGTGCCGTCGAGTCCCGCCGTGTGGTGCGGGGGTGGCGGCGACGTACTGCGGAATCTCCGGACTTGCCCGCCGCGCCACTCGGCCCTCAAGTTCCTTTTCAGTCCCTCCCTCACCGAGGACGGGTTCGTGGTCAATCACACGTCGACTTCGGTCGTCACGATCGAGCGGTTCATCATCGAGCAGGAACGGCTGCATCCCGACGCGAGCGGGGATCTGTCCAACATCCTGTACGATCTCGCACTCGCGGCCAAGATGATCGCCAACAAGGTGCGCAGCGCCGGCCTGGTAGACATCCTCGGCTCGGCGAGCACGGAGAACGTGCAGGGGGAGATCCAGCAGAAGCTCGACCTCTTCGCCAACGAGACGATCGTGAAGGCGATGGATCATACCGGACGCCTGTGCGCCATGGCCTCGGAGGAGGAAGCCGGGATCATTCCCATCCCGCCCGAGTTCCGCACCGGGAAGTACGCGCTGCTGTTCGATCCGCTCGACGGTTCGTCGAACATCGACGTCAACGTCCCCGTGGGGACGATCTTCTCCGTGGTACCGAAGATCACGCGCGGACGCGACGGCGTGATGGAGGACATGCTGCAGCCGGGCCGCCGCCAGGTGGCCGCCGGCTACGTCATCTACGGGTCGAGCACGATGCTCGTGTACACCACTGGCCAGGGGGCGCACGGGTTCACGCTGGATCCCTCGATCGGCGAGTTCCTGCTTTCCCATCCCAACATCCAGATCCCGCAGGCCGGCCGCTATCTGTCGGTGAACGATTCGTACTCGCAACTCTGGGACGAGGACGTGCGCGCGATCATGCGGCGCTACCGTGGAATCGAGGGCGACCGCAAGCCGCTGAGCATTCGCTACGTCGGGTCGCTGGTGGCCGACTTTCACCGCAATCTGCTCGGCGGCGGCATCTTCGCCTATCCGCGCAATCGCGAGTCGCCGGCCGGCAAGCTGCGGCTGCTGTATGAGGCGAATCCGCTCGCGTTCATCGTGGAGCAGGCCGGCGGACTGGCCAGCGATGGGGTGCAGCGGATCCTCGACGTGCAGCCCACCGAGCTGCACCAGCGGACGCCGTTGTATATCGGGAGCCGAGCGGATGTGGAGTTGGCGGAGCGGGTGTTGCGGGGCGAGATGGCGACGGCGTGA
- a CDS encoding Lrp/AsnC family transcriptional regulator encodes MENRPLDQTDHQLLALLANNARLSNKELAARVGLAPSSCHERVRRLVATGAVQGFHADVNPAVLGYGIEAMIAVRIPQHSRENFERFRAYVITIPEVVDVYHVSGEIDFLVHVVARDAQHLRDLALDRFLSRKEVGHIETELIFDHVRPLVRA; translated from the coding sequence ATGGAAAATCGACCGCTCGACCAAACGGATCACCAGCTTCTGGCCCTCCTCGCGAACAATGCTCGGCTCTCGAATAAGGAACTGGCGGCGCGCGTGGGCCTGGCCCCTTCCAGCTGCCACGAGCGCGTGCGACGACTGGTCGCGACCGGGGCGGTGCAGGGCTTTCATGCCGACGTCAATCCGGCCGTGCTCGGCTATGGCATCGAGGCCATGATCGCCGTGCGCATTCCGCAGCATTCGCGCGAGAATTTCGAGCGGTTCCGCGCCTATGTGATCACGATTCCCGAAGTCGTCGATGTGTACCACGTGAGCGGAGAGATCGATTTCCTCGTCCACGTCGTGGCGCGCGATGCGCAGCACCTTCGCGATCTGGCGCTCGACCGGTTCCTGTCGCGCAAGGAAGTGGGGCACATCGAGACCGAGCTGATCTTCGATCACGTGCGCCCGCTGGTCCGTGCGTGA
- a CDS encoding PLP-dependent aspartate aminotransferase family protein: MIQRSIDTTGVHAGREDFRQLGVHAPPLDLSTTYPIGELSEAIHDIDAMIAGDRPERNAIYARLANPTVDRFERAFAQLEAADDAVSYGSGMAAVTAALLVARQRGSHVVAVRPLYGGTDHLLASRLLSLEVTWAAADGVAAAIRPDTSLVVIETPGNPTLALVDIADVVRQAGRVPVLVDSTFATPVLQQPLTLGATLSLHSATKYLGGHGDVMAGVIATNDDWAGALRQVRILTGAVLHPMGAYLLHRGLQTLAVRVRTAQAGAITIAKRLAADPAVERVYFPGLPGGDPRGLLGRQMRGPGAMISFDMAGGFDAAAAVLRDVQLITPAVSLGSTDTLIQHPAGLTHRVIGEAARLEEGLSPGMLRLSIGLESPDDIWADLTRALTAALPATVTGHSSSPAWTVTV, from the coding sequence ATGATCCAGCGCTCGATCGACACCACCGGCGTCCATGCAGGACGCGAGGACTTCCGACAGCTCGGGGTCCACGCTCCGCCCCTCGACCTGTCCACGACCTACCCGATCGGCGAACTCAGCGAGGCCATCCATGACATCGATGCGATGATTGCCGGCGACCGTCCCGAGCGGAACGCCATCTACGCCCGACTCGCCAATCCCACCGTCGACCGCTTCGAACGCGCATTTGCCCAACTCGAGGCCGCCGACGACGCCGTGAGCTATGGTTCCGGCATGGCGGCGGTCACGGCTGCGCTCCTCGTGGCTCGCCAGCGCGGATCGCACGTGGTGGCCGTGCGCCCGCTGTATGGCGGCACCGACCACCTGCTCGCGTCCCGTCTCCTATCGCTGGAAGTGACCTGGGCCGCGGCCGACGGGGTGGCCGCGGCGATCCGCCCCGACACATCACTCGTCGTCATCGAGACCCCGGGCAATCCCACCCTCGCCCTCGTCGATATCGCTGACGTCGTGCGCCAGGCCGGACGCGTGCCCGTGCTCGTCGATTCGACGTTCGCCACCCCCGTGCTCCAGCAGCCCCTGACGCTGGGCGCCACGCTCTCCCTGCACAGCGCCACCAAGTATCTGGGGGGCCACGGCGACGTGATGGCCGGAGTCATCGCCACCAACGACGATTGGGCGGGCGCGCTTCGCCAGGTCCGCATCCTCACTGGCGCCGTGCTGCACCCCATGGGGGCGTACCTGCTGCACCGCGGGCTCCAGACCCTGGCCGTGCGCGTGCGCACGGCCCAGGCCGGCGCGATCACGATCGCCAAGCGCCTGGCGGCCGACCCGGCCGTCGAACGCGTGTACTTTCCCGGCCTTCCGGGCGGCGATCCACGAGGGCTCCTGGGACGACAGATGCGCGGCCCGGGCGCGATGATCAGCTTCGACATGGCCGGCGGTTTCGACGCGGCCGCCGCCGTGCTCCGCGACGTCCAACTCATCACGCCCGCCGTGAGTCTCGGCTCCACCGATACGTTGATTCAGCATCCGGCGGGGCTCACGCACCGAGTGATCGGCGAAGCGGCGCGCTTGGAAGAGGGGCTCAGCCCCGGCATGCTGCGCCTCAGCATTGGCCTCGAGTCGCCCGACGACATCTGGGCCGACCTCACGCGCGCGCTGACCGCCGCGCTGCCTGCAACCGTCACCGGCCATTCGTCGTCACCTGCCTGGACCGTGACCGTGTGA